One stretch of Bradyrhizobium canariense DNA includes these proteins:
- a CDS encoding lytic murein transglycosylase produces the protein MRRIKLVNAFNRILLGLSIVALISGSSAARAADAAFTQFITSLLWPEAQAAGVSRATFDAQTRGLEPDYKLPDLILPGRPATGAPSQAEFVQVPADYLKEASIARLAEEGQRLMAKYRDALSGIEARFGVPGTVVLAIWGRETDFGRYTLPYDGLRVLATQAYVGRRKDQYRNEFILALKMIGDGEVTRKDLLSSWAGATGLTQFLPSEFYQHAVDFDGDGRKDIWHSVPDALASAAEQLVNKGWQPGVRWAYEVQAPASADCTSGVPEVTKPIGEWLREGFVPVRGQKLSAAEQAQPASLLQPEGIYGPAFLTTKNYFVIKEYNFSDLYVLFVGHLSDRMLSPQPFATPWSASTQLRTADVEAMQRQLTRLGLYKDKLDGKAGMLTRAALGAYQKSKGLKVDCWPSETVLRSMNAAR, from the coding sequence ATGCGACGGATCAAGCTCGTGAACGCTTTTAATCGGATCCTGCTCGGGCTTTCCATTGTTGCGCTAATTTCGGGCTCGTCTGCCGCCCGCGCCGCTGACGCGGCCTTTACGCAATTCATCACGTCGTTGTTGTGGCCGGAGGCGCAAGCGGCCGGCGTTTCGCGCGCGACGTTCGATGCGCAAACGCGCGGCCTCGAGCCGGATTATAAATTGCCTGACCTGATATTGCCCGGACGTCCCGCGACCGGCGCGCCGTCGCAGGCGGAGTTCGTGCAAGTGCCGGCGGATTACCTCAAGGAAGCCAGCATTGCGCGGCTGGCGGAAGAGGGACAGCGGCTGATGGCGAAGTATCGCGACGCGCTGTCCGGCATTGAGGCGCGCTTCGGCGTGCCCGGCACCGTTGTACTCGCCATCTGGGGCCGCGAAACCGACTTTGGCCGCTACACGCTGCCCTATGACGGGTTACGCGTGCTGGCGACACAGGCCTATGTCGGCCGTCGCAAGGATCAATACCGCAACGAATTTATCCTGGCGCTGAAGATGATCGGTGACGGCGAAGTGACGCGCAAGGATTTGCTCTCGTCCTGGGCCGGCGCCACCGGTCTCACGCAATTCCTGCCGTCGGAATTTTACCAGCACGCGGTCGATTTCGATGGCGATGGCCGCAAGGACATCTGGCATTCGGTGCCGGACGCGCTTGCCTCTGCCGCCGAGCAACTCGTCAACAAGGGCTGGCAGCCGGGCGTGCGCTGGGCCTATGAAGTGCAGGCACCGGCGAGCGCGGATTGCACCTCAGGCGTGCCCGAAGTGACGAAGCCGATCGGCGAGTGGCTGCGCGAAGGTTTTGTGCCGGTGCGCGGGCAAAAACTCAGCGCCGCCGAACAGGCTCAGCCGGCATCGCTGCTGCAGCCCGAGGGGATCTATGGTCCGGCGTTTCTGACCACGAAGAATTATTTCGTCATCAAGGAATATAATTTTTCGGATCTCTATGTGCTGTTCGTCGGCCACCTCAGCGACCGCATGCTGAGCCCGCAGCCATTCGCGACGCCGTGGTCCGCCTCGACGCAATTACGCACGGCCGACGTCGAAGCGATGCAGCGACAGCTCACGCGTCTTGGTCTTTACAAGGACAAGCTCGACGGCAAAGCGGGGATGCTGACGCGCGCAGCGTTGGGTGCATATCAGAAATCGAAGGGGCTTAAGGTGGACTGCTGGCCAAGTGAAACCGTGCTGCGCTCGATGAATGCGGCGCGCTAG
- the tam gene encoding trans-aconitate 2-methyltransferase produces the protein MADWSAQQYLKFEDERTRPSRDLLAQIPIADARKVVDIGCGPGNSTELLVKRWPQAAVTGIDTSADMLRQARERLPGQTFIEVNVAHWVPPEKTDVLFANAIFQWVPGHLKQLQRLLGTLPPGGVLAVQMPDNLDEPSHVLMREVAQVGPWREKLADKARVRDTVPTPGVYYDALGPLCRRLEIWHTIYNHVLQDAAAIVEWVKGTGLRPFVDPLEPPERKQYFAEYTARIAASYPPQADGKVLLRFPRIFIVAVR, from the coding sequence ATGGCGGACTGGAGCGCACAGCAGTATCTTAAATTCGAGGACGAGCGAACGCGTCCGTCGCGCGACCTCCTGGCCCAGATCCCGATCGCCGACGCGCGCAAGGTCGTCGATATCGGTTGCGGTCCTGGGAATTCGACCGAGCTTCTGGTCAAGCGCTGGCCGCAGGCCGCGGTCACCGGCATCGACACCTCCGCCGACATGCTGCGGCAGGCGCGCGAACGGCTGCCGGGACAGACGTTCATCGAGGTCAACGTCGCGCATTGGGTGCCGCCGGAAAAGACCGATGTGCTGTTTGCCAATGCGATCTTCCAATGGGTGCCTGGCCATCTGAAGCAGCTACAGCGGCTGCTTGGCACGCTGCCGCCGGGTGGCGTGCTCGCGGTGCAAATGCCTGACAATCTCGATGAGCCTTCCCATGTCCTGATGCGCGAGGTCGCGCAGGTCGGGCCATGGCGGGAAAAGCTTGCCGACAAGGCGCGGGTGCGCGACACGGTTCCGACGCCAGGCGTTTATTATGATGCTTTGGGTCCGCTCTGCAGGCGGCTGGAAATCTGGCACACGATCTATAATCACGTGCTGCAGGATGCCGCCGCCATCGTGGAATGGGTCAAAGGAACAGGGCTGCGGCCGTTCGTCGACCCGCTGGAGCCGCCCGAGCGCAAGCAATATTTCGCCGAATACACCGCGCGCATCGCCGCCAGCTATCCGCCGCAGGCGGATGGCAAGGTGCTGCTGCGGTTTCCGCGGATCTTCATTGTGGCGGTGAGGTAA
- the ettA gene encoding energy-dependent translational throttle protein EttA: MARQFVYFMQGLTKSYPTRKVLDNVHLSFYPDAKIGVLGVNGSGKSTLLRIMAGLDKEYNGEAWVADGARVGYLEQEPQLDAKLTVRENVMLGVAKQKAILDRYNELAMNYSEETADEMTKLQDEIEAAGLWDLDSKVDQAMDALRCPPDDADVTKLSGGERRRVALCKLLLDQPELLLLDEPTNHLDAESVSWLEGHLRNYPGAILIVTHDRYFLDNVTSWILELDRGKGIPYEGNYSSWLQQKQKRLEQEGREDAAHQRTLAREQEWIAASPKARQAKSKARYQRYEDLLKQASEKQTQTAQITIPVAERLGQNVVDFEGLSKGFGDRELIDNLTFKLPPGGIVGVIGPNGAGKTTLFRMITKQETPDKGAITVGESVHLGYVDQSRDDLDGKKTVWEEISGGNELILLGKREVNSRGYCSSFNFKGADQQKKVGALSGGERNRVHLAKMLKSGANVLLLDEPTNDLDVDTLRALEEALEDFAGCAVIISHDRWFLDRIATHILAFEGESHVEWFEGNFQDYEKDKMRRLGQDSIIPHRVKYKKLTR; encoded by the coding sequence ATGGCCCGTCAGTTCGTCTATTTCATGCAGGGTTTGACCAAGAGCTACCCGACCCGAAAGGTGCTCGATAACGTCCATCTCTCGTTCTACCCCGATGCCAAGATCGGCGTGCTCGGCGTCAACGGTTCCGGCAAATCGACGCTGCTGCGGATCATGGCCGGCCTCGACAAGGAATATAACGGCGAAGCCTGGGTCGCCGACGGCGCCCGGGTCGGTTACCTCGAACAGGAACCGCAGCTCGATGCCAAATTGACGGTCCGCGAAAACGTGATGCTCGGCGTTGCCAAGCAGAAGGCGATCCTCGACCGCTACAACGAACTAGCGATGAACTATTCGGAAGAGACCGCCGACGAGATGACCAAATTGCAGGACGAGATCGAGGCCGCGGGCCTGTGGGATCTCGACAGCAAGGTCGATCAGGCGATGGACGCGCTGCGCTGTCCGCCCGACGATGCCGATGTCACCAAACTCTCCGGCGGTGAACGCCGCCGCGTCGCGCTGTGCAAGCTATTGCTCGACCAGCCCGAACTGCTGCTGCTGGACGAGCCGACCAACCATCTCGACGCCGAGTCGGTGTCGTGGCTCGAAGGTCATCTGCGCAATTATCCGGGCGCGATCCTGATCGTGACCCATGACCGCTACTTCCTCGACAATGTCACGAGCTGGATCCTTGAACTCGATCGCGGCAAGGGCATTCCCTACGAGGGCAATTATTCGTCCTGGCTGCAGCAGAAACAGAAGCGGCTTGAGCAGGAAGGCCGCGAGGATGCCGCGCATCAGCGCACGCTGGCACGCGAGCAGGAATGGATCGCGGCGTCGCCCAAGGCGCGTCAGGCCAAATCCAAGGCGCGTTATCAGCGTTACGAAGATCTGCTGAAGCAGGCGAGCGAGAAGCAGACCCAGACCGCGCAGATCACGATTCCCGTCGCCGAGCGGCTCGGCCAGAACGTGGTCGACTTCGAAGGCCTCAGCAAAGGCTTTGGCGATCGTGAGTTGATCGACAATCTTACTTTCAAGCTGCCGCCGGGCGGCATCGTCGGCGTGATCGGCCCCAACGGCGCCGGCAAGACCACGCTGTTTCGGATGATCACCAAGCAGGAGACGCCGGACAAGGGCGCCATTACTGTCGGCGAGAGCGTGCATCTCGGTTATGTCGACCAGTCGCGTGACGATCTCGACGGCAAGAAGACGGTTTGGGAGGAAATTTCCGGCGGCAACGAGCTGATCCTGCTCGGCAAGCGTGAAGTCAACTCGCGCGGTTACTGCTCGTCGTTCAACTTCAAGGGCGCCGACCAGCAGAAGAAGGTTGGCGCGCTGTCGGGCGGTGAGCGCAACCGCGTGCATCTGGCCAAGATGCTCAAGTCCGGCGCCAATGTGCTGCTGCTCGACGAGCCCACCAACGACCTCGACGTCGATACGCTGCGCGCGCTGGAAGAGGCGCTGGAGGATTTCGCCGGCTGCGCCGTGATCATCAGCCATGACCGCTGGTTCCTCGACCGCATCGCCACGCATATTCTTGCCTTCGAAGGCGAAAGCCATGTTGAATGGTTCGAGGGTAATTTCCAGGATTACGAGAAAGACAAGATGCGGCGGCTCGGGCAGGACTCCATCATCCCGCACCGGGTGAAGTACAAGAAGCTGACGCGATAA